From a region of the Streptacidiphilus albus JL83 genome:
- a CDS encoding ABC transporter permease: protein MPAPRRTGRLRFRAGRPGADLGLLLPAVLALLLVLLALAAPLLAPYGPETGALQDRLLDPGTAGHLLGTDGQGRDLLSRLIWAARPSLIGGFAPVAVAAAAGTALGLAAGLGGRVTEQALLRSLDVLYAFPGILLAMAVATVLRTGLEAVVLSLSVVLTPAVARVVFTEVQRIRTAEYLEAAQVSGAGRIAVALRQVLPVVAPVVLVYCSSLIGLSVVYAAGLSFLGLGVEPPTPEWGSMLNELWPSLLTHPAVAVLPGLWILVVSVIFNSLGEALRRRLGEGRDLLTAVAR, encoded by the coding sequence GTGCCGGCGCCGCGGCGCACCGGCCGGCTGCGGTTCCGCGCCGGACGCCCGGGCGCCGACCTCGGACTGCTGCTGCCCGCCGTCCTGGCGCTGCTGCTGGTGCTGCTCGCCCTCGCCGCGCCGCTGCTGGCCCCGTACGGGCCGGAGACCGGCGCGCTGCAGGACCGGCTGCTCGACCCGGGCACCGCGGGCCACCTGCTCGGCACCGACGGCCAGGGCCGGGACCTGCTCAGCCGGTTGATCTGGGCCGCCCGTCCCTCGCTGATCGGCGGCTTCGCCCCGGTCGCGGTGGCGGCGGCGGCCGGCACCGCGCTCGGGCTCGCCGCCGGGCTCGGCGGCAGGGTCACCGAGCAGGCGCTGCTGCGCTCGCTGGACGTGCTCTACGCGTTCCCCGGGATCCTGCTGGCGATGGCCGTGGCGACGGTGCTGCGGACCGGGCTGGAGGCGGTGGTGCTTTCCCTGTCGGTGGTGCTCACCCCGGCCGTGGCCCGGGTGGTGTTCACCGAGGTCCAGCGGATCCGCACGGCCGAGTACCTGGAGGCCGCCCAGGTCAGCGGCGCCGGACGGATCGCCGTGGCGCTGCGTCAGGTGCTGCCGGTGGTGGCCCCGGTGGTGCTGGTCTACTGCTCCTCGCTGATCGGCCTGTCCGTGGTCTACGCGGCCGGGCTCTCCTTCCTCGGCCTGGGTGTGGAACCGCCGACCCCGGAGTGGGGCAGCATGCTGAACGAGCTCTGGCCCAGCCTGCTGACGCACCCGGCCGTCGCGGTGCTGCCGGGGCTGTGGATCCTGGTCGTCTCGGTGATCTTCAACTCCCTCGGCGAGGCCCTGCGCCGCCGCCTCGGCGAGGGCCGCGACCTGCTCACGGCGGTGGCCCGATGA
- a CDS encoding ABC transporter permease — MRRFLLRRLLLAVPTLTGVTVVVFATVALVPGDPVTAFLGPGAPAAARQELTRRLGLDRPLPVRYLSWLWHALHGDLGTSIATQRPVLRLLLPAFGETLILTGAAFVLVLVGGTLLGALGAVRPGGPAGRLSGALSTLSVSAPQYSVALLLIALFAIRWRVLPAGGTHDVFGDGGALDQLRHLVLPAVSAALVPLGLTARVFRAALGQVLAGELPDALRARGLSRAAVLRHCLHNASPALLTIGGLQLAYLLEGVVFVETLFSWPGIGQLLYNALSARDLPLVQGGVLLVAVAFVGVNILVDTAHALIDPRVRR; from the coding sequence ATGAGACGGTTCCTGCTGCGCCGGCTGCTGCTGGCGGTGCCGACCCTGACCGGGGTGACCGTGGTGGTCTTCGCCACCGTGGCGCTGGTCCCGGGCGACCCGGTGACCGCCTTCCTCGGACCCGGCGCGCCCGCGGCGGCCCGGCAGGAGCTGACCCGGCGCCTCGGCCTCGACCGGCCGCTGCCGGTGCGGTACCTGAGCTGGCTGTGGCACGCGCTGCACGGGGACCTGGGCACCTCGATCGCGACCCAGCGCCCGGTCCTGCGACTGCTGCTGCCCGCCTTCGGCGAGACCCTGATCCTCACCGGCGCGGCGTTCGTGCTGGTGCTGGTCGGCGGGACGCTGCTGGGCGCACTCGGCGCGGTCCGGCCCGGCGGTCCGGCCGGCCGGCTCTCGGGCGCGCTGAGCACGCTGTCCGTCTCCGCCCCGCAGTACTCGGTGGCGCTGCTGCTGATCGCGCTGTTCGCGATCCGCTGGCGGGTGCTGCCGGCCGGCGGCACCCACGACGTCTTCGGCGACGGCGGCGCCCTCGACCAGCTCCGGCACCTGGTGCTGCCGGCGGTGTCGGCGGCGCTGGTGCCGCTCGGTCTCACCGCCCGGGTCTTCCGGGCCGCGCTCGGCCAGGTCCTGGCCGGCGAACTGCCGGACGCGCTGCGGGCCCGGGGCCTGAGCCGCGCAGCGGTGCTGCGGCACTGCCTGCACAACGCCTCGCCCGCGCTGCTCACCATCGGCGGCCTGCAACTGGCCTATCTGCTCGAAGGCGTGGTGTTCGTGGAGACCCTGTTCTCCTGGCCCGGGATCGGCCAACTGCTCTACAACGCGCTGTCCGCGCGCGACCTGCCGCTGGTCCAGGGCGGCGTGCTGCTGGTCGCGGTGGCCTTCGTCGGCGTCAACATCCTGGTGGACACGGCGCATGCGCTGATCGATCCCCGAGTCCGTCGATGA
- a CDS encoding response regulator transcription factor, with the protein MGALTGLPGAVPGPGAPRTVRRGGRVHPAAARSGTAALDVEINNPFDLVAGHQLLRDSGAGSIRVFLVERHPVASAGLRSVLAAEPGMIVVGSSATTERALEAVRRVRPDVLLLGRGDSLAEDLAAVLRLRGPEGAPETKVLLLRRAESTAEASRVLLAGASGCFPLDLAEERIIGAVAMAAAGGSIFLPAPPAARVHWASVAGNGAEPPPQQCGLTDRERDVLAQLARGLSNAEIARELALAEATVKKHLTQAMRKTGQSDRLRAALYAHRHGLAS; encoded by the coding sequence ATGGGTGCGTTGACCGGGCTGCCCGGGGCCGTCCCCGGGCCGGGAGCACCCCGGACCGTCCGGCGGGGCGGGCGGGTGCACCCCGCCGCCGCGCGGTCCGGGACGGCCGCCCTGGACGTCGAGATCAACAATCCCTTCGACCTGGTCGCCGGGCACCAGCTGCTCAGGGACTCCGGGGCCGGGAGCATCCGGGTGTTCCTGGTGGAGCGCCATCCGGTGGCCAGTGCCGGGCTCCGCAGCGTGCTGGCCGCCGAGCCGGGCATGATCGTGGTCGGCAGCTCCGCCACCACCGAGCGCGCCCTGGAGGCGGTGCGCCGGGTGCGACCGGACGTGTTGCTGCTCGGACGCGGCGACTCGCTGGCGGAGGACCTGGCCGCCGTGCTCCGGCTGCGCGGCCCCGAGGGGGCGCCGGAGACCAAGGTGCTGTTGCTGCGGCGGGCCGAGAGCACCGCCGAGGCGAGCCGGGTGCTGCTCGCCGGGGCCAGCGGCTGCTTCCCGCTGGACCTGGCCGAGGAGCGGATCATCGGCGCCGTGGCGATGGCCGCGGCCGGCGGCTCGATCTTCCTGCCGGCTCCCCCGGCGGCCCGGGTGCACTGGGCCAGCGTCGCCGGGAACGGAGCCGAACCGCCGCCGCAGCAGTGCGGGCTGACCGACCGTGAGCGGGACGTGCTCGCCCAGCTCGCCCGGGGTCTGAGCAACGCCGAGATCGCCCGGGAACTGGCGCTGGCGGAGGCCACGGTGAAGAAGCACCTGACCCAGGCGATGCGCAAGACCGGGCAGTCCGACCGGCTCCGGGCGGCGCTCTACGCGCACCGGCACGGCCTGGCGAGCTGA
- the asnB gene encoding asparagine synthase (glutamine-hydrolyzing) — translation MCGVTGWVDWEVDLRTRARTVHAMTDTLGCRGPDADGVWLSRHAALGHRRLAVIDPAGGRQPLAAERGAAAEESPRAVLSYNGELYNHRELRRELEALGHVFRSRSDTEVVLRAHLQWGAEAPARFNGIFAYALWDPAREELLLVRDHLGIKPLYWHRHPSGVLFGSEPKAVLANPLFTAELDGEGIAELFALPAAPSAGHGLFRGLHEVRPGHLVRFGRGGARETRYWALVSRTHTDDAATTGATVRALLADSVERQLLSDVPLCTLLSGGVDSSAITALAASARERNGLGKVTSFSVDFPGSADRVPDAWRTSQDAPYVRAAVEHIGTLHTSVVVPDDDLLDARDQVLRARDRPGWGEMDASLHLLFREVRRHSTVALSGEVADEVFGGYPYFHDAAALAADTFPWLHGRTTPAALLRPEAAAEARPEEYTAEAYRGSLAEVDRLEGEQGADRRLREVSHLALTRWLPPLLDRVDRVSMSVGLEVRVPFADHRLVEYLWNVPWALKAPEGRSKGLLRDAVRDLLPPMVTDRPKSGYPSTPAVRYTEVLTARAQELLADPNAPVFQLVDRATVRRLLADGEPLPSPRTAPNPVGGLDHLVQVDEWLRAYRVGLR, via the coding sequence ATGTGCGGAGTCACCGGCTGGGTCGACTGGGAGGTCGACCTGCGGACCCGGGCGCGGACCGTCCACGCCATGACCGACACCCTCGGCTGCCGGGGCCCGGACGCCGACGGCGTCTGGCTGTCCCGGCACGCGGCCCTGGGCCACCGGCGGCTCGCGGTGATCGACCCGGCCGGCGGCCGGCAGCCGCTGGCCGCCGAGCGGGGCGCCGCGGCCGAGGAGTCGCCGCGGGCGGTGCTCAGCTACAACGGCGAGCTCTACAACCACCGGGAGCTGCGGCGGGAGCTGGAGGCCCTGGGCCACGTCTTCCGGAGCCGCTCCGACACCGAGGTGGTGCTCCGGGCCCACCTCCAGTGGGGCGCCGAGGCCCCGGCCCGGTTCAACGGCATCTTCGCCTACGCCCTGTGGGACCCGGCGCGCGAGGAGCTGCTGCTGGTCCGCGACCACCTCGGCATCAAACCGCTGTACTGGCACCGGCACCCCAGCGGCGTGCTGTTCGGCTCCGAACCCAAGGCGGTGCTGGCCAACCCGCTGTTCACCGCCGAGCTGGACGGCGAGGGCATCGCCGAGCTGTTCGCGCTCCCGGCCGCCCCCAGCGCCGGCCACGGCCTGTTCCGGGGACTGCACGAGGTGCGCCCCGGCCATCTGGTCCGCTTCGGCCGCGGCGGCGCCCGGGAGACCCGCTACTGGGCCCTGGTCTCCCGTACGCACACCGACGACGCGGCGACCACCGGGGCGACCGTCCGGGCGCTGCTCGCCGACTCCGTGGAACGCCAGCTGCTCAGCGATGTGCCGCTGTGCACCCTGCTGTCCGGCGGCGTGGACTCCAGCGCGATCACCGCACTCGCCGCCTCGGCCCGGGAGCGGAACGGCCTCGGCAAGGTCACCAGCTTCTCGGTGGACTTCCCCGGCAGCGCCGACCGCGTCCCCGACGCCTGGCGCACCAGCCAGGACGCGCCCTACGTCCGGGCCGCGGTCGAGCACATCGGCACCCTGCACACCTCGGTCGTGGTCCCCGACGACGACCTGCTCGACGCCCGCGACCAGGTGCTGCGCGCCCGCGACCGGCCCGGCTGGGGCGAGATGGACGCCTCGCTGCACCTGCTCTTCCGGGAGGTCCGGCGGCACTCCACGGTGGCGCTCTCCGGCGAGGTCGCGGACGAGGTCTTCGGCGGCTACCCGTACTTCCACGACGCCGCCGCGCTCGCCGCCGACACCTTCCCCTGGCTGCACGGCCGGACCACGCCGGCCGCGCTGCTGCGCCCCGAGGCCGCCGCCGAGGCCCGGCCGGAGGAGTACACCGCCGAGGCGTACCGCGGCTCGCTGGCCGAGGTGGACCGGCTGGAGGGCGAGCAGGGCGCCGACCGGCGCCTGCGCGAGGTCTCCCACCTGGCGCTGACCCGGTGGCTGCCGCCGCTGCTGGACCGGGTGGACCGGGTCAGCATGTCCGTCGGCCTGGAGGTCCGGGTGCCCTTCGCCGACCACCGGCTGGTGGAGTACCTCTGGAACGTCCCCTGGGCGCTCAAGGCGCCCGAGGGACGGTCCAAGGGGCTGCTCCGGGACGCGGTCCGGGACCTGCTGCCGCCGATGGTGACCGACCGGCCGAAGAGCGGCTACCCGTCGACGCCGGCGGTCCGCTACACCGAGGTCCTCACCGCCCGCGCCCAGGAGCTGCTGGCCGACCCGAACGCCCCGGTCTTCCAGCTGGTCGACCGGGCGACGGTGCGGCGGCTGCTGGCCGACGGCGAACCGCTGCCGAGCCCGCGCACCGCGCCCAATCCGGTCGGCGGCCTGGACCACCTGGTCCAGGTGGACGAATGGCTCCGGGCCTACCGGGTGGGGCTGCGATGA
- a CDS encoding flavin reductase family protein encodes MSSAVQGGRTAEAEALRGAARQWSTGVALVTVQDGEELFAKTVSSFCVLSLEPPLVSVAIDRRSPLVRAARGSGSYAVSILNSRQEQVARRFATPGAGRALGPFTGVPMRAAESGAPVLEHCLAWFDCRLDGVLPGGDHAVLVGRVLSADPGGGEPLLYHDGGYRLLDHSPHAPTGAP; translated from the coding sequence ATGAGCAGCGCCGTGCAGGGCGGCCGGACGGCGGAGGCCGAGGCACTCCGCGGGGCCGCACGGCAGTGGTCCACCGGGGTCGCCCTGGTCACCGTCCAGGACGGCGAGGAGCTCTTCGCCAAGACCGTCTCCTCCTTCTGCGTCCTCTCCCTGGAACCGCCCCTGGTCAGTGTCGCGATCGACCGGCGCAGTCCGCTGGTGCGGGCCGCGCGCGGCAGCGGCAGCTACGCCGTGTCGATCCTGAACAGCCGTCAGGAACAGGTCGCCCGGCGCTTCGCCACCCCGGGTGCGGGCCGCGCGCTCGGCCCGTTCACCGGGGTGCCGATGCGCGCCGCCGAGTCCGGCGCACCGGTGCTGGAGCACTGCCTGGCCTGGTTCGACTGCCGGTTGGACGGCGTCCTGCCCGGCGGCGACCACGCCGTCCTGGTCGGCCGGGTGCTCTCGGCCGACCCGGGCGGCGGCGAGCCGCTGCTCTACCACGACGGCGGCTACCGCCTCCTCGACCATTCCCCGCACGCCCCGACGGGAGCTCCCTGA
- a CDS encoding 4-hydroxyphenylacetate 3-hydroxylase family protein: MTRTTTPGTARGLLTGDRYRDELDDGRELYLDGRRITDPADHPAFKPAVDELARLLDFQHDPEHRSLLTWKDPESGHRLARGYQPPRTLEELRTQRRSAEFWHAEALGQHGRSPAFMASIAVGVYDFRHRLEAAHPGFGANAEAWYRHCAENDLVLSHALGDPQIDRSANPLDDPDLALRVLSENEQGIVVRGAKQLTTLAPLAHEVLVYLSASFAERQGEQFVVWFALPLNTPGLVTLCREPLGSAPWGHSHPIGARYDEQDAMLFFDDVLVPWDRVFLLRDSSLARTGLGRINAWSAYIGHVRYRERLRTLLATATLVAESIGVDGFRNIQEDLGRLAGYAELTEYFLDAAEARATVTDSGLLAPGDTSAARVWSAEVAGSAVSVLRSIGASGLLMQPTANDLANPRLRPHLDRYMRGRGIGAEEKSRLFRLAWELTGDGFGQRQDLYEYVHRGDLARNRINLFKRYDQSGARERVRQLVTAPAAPEPAAPASAAPAPAPAPAPAPAPVATEVQQ, encoded by the coding sequence ATGACCCGCACGACCACCCCCGGCACCGCCCGGGGCCTGCTCACCGGCGACCGCTACCGGGACGAGCTCGACGACGGCCGCGAGCTCTACCTCGACGGCCGGCGGATCACCGACCCGGCCGACCACCCGGCGTTCAAGCCGGCCGTCGACGAACTCGCCCGGCTGCTCGACTTCCAGCACGACCCCGAGCACCGTTCGCTGCTCACCTGGAAGGACCCGGAGTCCGGCCACCGCCTCGCCCGGGGCTACCAGCCGCCGCGCACCCTGGAGGAGTTGCGGACCCAGCGGCGCAGCGCCGAGTTCTGGCACGCGGAGGCGCTGGGCCAGCACGGGCGCTCCCCGGCCTTCATGGCCTCGATCGCGGTCGGCGTCTACGACTTCCGGCACCGGCTGGAAGCCGCGCACCCCGGCTTCGGCGCCAACGCCGAGGCCTGGTACCGGCACTGCGCCGAGAACGACCTGGTGCTCTCGCACGCCCTCGGCGACCCGCAGATCGACCGCTCCGCCAACCCGCTGGACGATCCCGACCTGGCGCTGCGGGTGCTGTCCGAGAACGAGCAGGGCATCGTGGTGCGCGGGGCCAAGCAGCTGACCACGCTGGCCCCGCTGGCGCACGAGGTGCTGGTCTACCTGTCGGCCTCGTTCGCCGAACGGCAGGGCGAGCAGTTCGTGGTCTGGTTCGCGCTGCCGCTGAACACCCCCGGGCTGGTGACGCTCTGCCGGGAGCCGCTGGGCAGCGCGCCCTGGGGCCACTCCCACCCGATCGGCGCCCGCTACGACGAGCAGGACGCCATGCTCTTCTTCGACGACGTGCTGGTGCCCTGGGACCGGGTGTTCCTGCTGCGCGACAGCTCCCTGGCCCGGACCGGCCTGGGCCGGATCAACGCCTGGAGCGCCTACATCGGCCACGTCCGCTACCGCGAGCGGCTGCGCACCCTGCTGGCGACGGCGACGCTGGTGGCCGAGAGCATCGGGGTGGACGGGTTCCGCAACATCCAGGAGGACCTGGGCCGGCTGGCCGGCTACGCCGAGCTCACCGAGTACTTCCTGGACGCCGCCGAGGCCCGGGCCACGGTCACCGACAGCGGGCTGCTGGCCCCCGGGGACACCTCGGCCGCCCGGGTCTGGTCGGCCGAGGTGGCGGGCAGTGCGGTGTCGGTGCTGCGCTCCATCGGCGCCTCCGGCCTGTTGATGCAGCCCACCGCCAACGACCTGGCCAACCCCCGGCTCCGGCCGCACCTGGACCGCTACATGCGCGGGCGGGGGATCGGGGCCGAGGAGAAGTCCCGGCTCTTCCGGCTCGCCTGGGAGCTCACCGGGGACGGCTTCGGCCAGCGCCAGGACCTGTACGAGTACGTCCACCGGGGCGACCTGGCCCGCAACCGGATCAACCTGTTCAAGCGCTACGACCAGAGCGGCGCCCGCGAGCGGGTGCGGCAGCTGGTCACCGCGCCCGCAGCACCCGAACCCGCGGCGCCCGCGTCCGCGGCACCCGCACCTGCACCCGCACCCGCACCTGCACCCGCACCCGTCGCCACGGAGGTCCAGCAGTGA
- a CDS encoding class I SAM-dependent methyltransferase, whose protein sequence is MSTSAVEIQASTLAGYAEASRLRQVQDRDWVLDQVTGAPEVLVDLGSGIGQLLESALDRLPSLRLAVGLERSEHRIAEAGERLRRHGDRVALHRADLTSPPPLELGADVVTMTSVLHWLHPVEDRIADWVADRLNPDGRFLLTTYHPAADEHGLGGEDDIVRDALTALGVERDAVPGLFAQRRIVPIATRTRSTDGLDELLGRRLRTAAVLEREAVVTVGSAAQYEHFHAATFGDYYSRLVEPALGAAFFRAVGEAAWRRQQELGRVSSMPVRLWTLAPLG, encoded by the coding sequence GTGAGCACGTCCGCCGTCGAGATACAGGCCAGCACCCTGGCCGGCTACGCCGAGGCCAGCCGGCTCCGCCAGGTGCAGGACCGGGACTGGGTGCTCGACCAGGTCACCGGGGCGCCCGAGGTCCTGGTCGACCTGGGCAGCGGGATCGGCCAGCTGCTGGAGAGCGCGCTGGACCGGCTGCCCTCGCTGCGGCTGGCCGTCGGCCTGGAGCGCTCCGAGCACCGGATCGCCGAGGCCGGGGAGCGGCTGCGGCGGCACGGCGACCGGGTCGCCCTGCACCGGGCCGACCTCACCTCGCCCCCGCCGCTGGAGCTCGGCGCGGACGTGGTGACCATGACCTCGGTCCTGCACTGGCTCCACCCGGTGGAGGACCGGATCGCGGACTGGGTCGCCGACCGGCTGAACCCGGACGGCCGGTTCCTGCTGACGACCTATCACCCGGCCGCCGACGAGCACGGGCTCGGCGGCGAGGACGACATCGTCCGCGACGCGCTGACCGCTCTGGGCGTCGAACGGGACGCCGTGCCAGGGCTGTTCGCCCAGCGGCGGATCGTCCCGATCGCCACCCGCACCCGGAGCACCGACGGCCTCGACGAGCTGCTCGGCCGCCGGCTGCGGACCGCCGCCGTGCTGGAGCGGGAGGCGGTGGTCACCGTCGGCAGCGCGGCCCAGTACGAGCACTTCCATGCCGCCACCTTCGGGGACTACTACAGTCGACTGGTCGAACCCGCGCTGGGCGCCGCGTTCTTCCGCGCGGTGGGCGAGGCCGCCTGGCGTCGGCAGCAGGAGCTCGGCCGGGTGAGCAGCATGCCCGTCCGCTTGTGGACGCTCGCCCCGCTGGGGTGA
- a CDS encoding helix-turn-helix domain-containing protein, with protein MPGPLVSQELGSFLRAHRERLQPSDVGLSATERRRTPGLRREEVASLSGVGLAWYTWLEQGRVTASRQVLEAVARALRLDPAGLRHAMRLAGHHEPVGLADEACADELAASVQPVLDAWPATPAVLVDRHFDLLGWNAPWSALWGAPDVLPADRRNLLWIMAADRRLRRVLPDWQPLAMNVFQYFRAQAGLSRADTRTEEVYRRLDEDAPELSHWWGCHSVAELTARRVTVDPVGGPGPIRLTLSSFRPVDDPSALVLLFTPLAEEDRRRLADLTQHPLRAVGPCDADRQAG; from the coding sequence ATGCCAGGTCCCCTTGTCAGTCAGGAGTTGGGGTCCTTTCTCCGGGCCCACCGGGAGCGGCTGCAGCCGTCCGACGTCGGGCTGAGCGCGACCGAGCGCCGACGCACCCCCGGGCTGCGCCGGGAGGAGGTGGCCTCGCTCTCCGGCGTCGGACTGGCCTGGTACACCTGGCTGGAGCAGGGCCGGGTGACCGCCTCCCGGCAGGTGCTGGAGGCGGTCGCGCGGGCGCTGCGGCTGGACCCGGCCGGGCTCCGCCACGCCATGCGGCTGGCCGGGCACCACGAGCCGGTCGGCCTGGCCGACGAGGCCTGCGCCGACGAGCTGGCCGCCTCGGTGCAGCCGGTGCTCGACGCCTGGCCGGCCACCCCGGCCGTACTGGTGGACCGGCACTTCGACCTGCTCGGCTGGAACGCCCCCTGGAGCGCGCTCTGGGGGGCGCCGGACGTGCTGCCCGCGGACCGCCGCAACCTGCTCTGGATCATGGCGGCGGACCGGCGGCTGCGCCGGGTGCTGCCGGACTGGCAGCCGCTGGCCATGAACGTCTTCCAGTACTTCCGGGCCCAGGCCGGGCTCTCCCGCGCCGACACCCGGACCGAGGAGGTCTACCGCCGGCTGGACGAGGACGCCCCTGAGCTCAGCCACTGGTGGGGCTGCCACTCGGTGGCGGAGCTGACCGCCCGCCGGGTCACCGTCGACCCGGTGGGCGGCCCGGGCCCGATCCGGCTGACGCTCTCCTCGTTCCGCCCAGTCGACGACCCCTCGGCGCTGGTCCTGCTGTTCACCCCGCTCGCCGAGGAGGACCGGCGCCGACTGGCCGACCTCACCCAGCACCCGCTGCGCGCGGTCGGACCGTGCGACGCCGACCGGCAGGCCGGCTGA
- a CDS encoding MFS transporter — protein sequence MSSISEAPVEPVAAEADSYDRLRYAGVFVLLFLFGTETFLVSPLLPTIAASIHVSKAAAATSVTAYVLVYAFSAPFLGLLSDRFGRRRTLLAGAALFVLSNAAAALASGLLLLVAARAVAGLAAAAAGPAIWAHIAETVPDRVRGRALGFGMALFSCGQVIGVPLGGFLAGLAGWRSAFLALAIGTAATLPLLFRQVAARPPAAAPEPGTEPGTDPGSRPARTGAVRAIVAGWADPALRRALLVNLVFHTANLGAYTFLGVLLAQRFRLTVTELGLVGILVGAGSVVGSMAGGRLGDRARAAGRERPGLPLRWGVLLAAGIALTAESPWLVLALVGVAVWFLASGGFVIDQQLLTGSVAPELRATSNAWLTSTMYAGTGLGAWVVGSFTDVSTGVLTIGLAFGLLAAAGSLLTGRGLRRAEAAGPVPS from the coding sequence TTGAGCAGCATCTCCGAGGCACCGGTCGAACCGGTCGCCGCCGAGGCCGACAGCTACGACCGGCTCCGCTACGCGGGGGTCTTCGTCCTGCTCTTCCTCTTCGGGACGGAGACCTTCCTGGTGTCGCCGCTGCTGCCGACGATCGCCGCCAGCATCCATGTCAGCAAGGCCGCCGCCGCCACCAGCGTCACCGCGTACGTCCTGGTCTACGCCTTCAGCGCGCCCTTCCTGGGGCTGCTCAGCGACCGGTTCGGCCGCCGTCGGACGCTGCTCGCCGGGGCCGCGCTGTTCGTGCTGTCCAACGCGGCGGCGGCGCTCGCCTCCGGGCTGCTGCTGCTGGTGGCCGCGCGGGCCGTGGCCGGTCTGGCCGCCGCGGCCGCCGGACCGGCCATCTGGGCCCATATCGCGGAGACCGTGCCGGACCGGGTGCGCGGCCGGGCGCTCGGATTCGGTATGGCGCTGTTCTCCTGCGGCCAGGTGATCGGCGTACCGCTCGGGGGTTTCCTGGCCGGGCTGGCCGGCTGGCGCTCGGCCTTCCTGGCGCTGGCGATCGGCACCGCCGCCACCCTGCCGCTGCTGTTCCGCCAGGTGGCGGCGCGGCCCCCGGCCGCCGCCCCGGAGCCGGGGACGGAGCCGGGCACGGACCCGGGGTCGCGGCCCGCGCGGACCGGGGCGGTGCGCGCGATCGTGGCCGGCTGGGCCGATCCCGCGCTGCGCCGGGCGCTGCTGGTCAACCTGGTCTTCCACACCGCCAACCTGGGGGCGTACACCTTCCTCGGGGTGCTGCTGGCCCAGCGGTTCCGGCTGACGGTGACCGAGCTCGGCCTGGTCGGCATCCTGGTCGGGGCGGGCAGCGTGGTCGGCTCGATGGCCGGCGGACGGCTGGGCGACCGGGCGCGGGCGGCCGGCCGGGAGCGGCCGGGGCTGCCGCTGCGCTGGGGCGTGCTGCTGGCGGCCGGCATCGCGCTGACCGCGGAGAGCCCGTGGCTGGTCCTCGCCCTGGTCGGGGTGGCGGTCTGGTTCCTGGCCAGCGGCGGCTTCGTGATCGACCAGCAGCTGCTCACCGGCAGCGTCGCGCCCGAGCTGCGGGCCACCTCCAACGCCTGGCTGACCTCCACCATGTACGCCGGAACCGGCCTCGGGGCCTGGGTGGTGGGCTCCTTCACCGACGTCTCGACCGGGGTGCTGACGATCGGCCTGGCCTTCGGCCTCCTCGCCGCGGCCGGCTCCCTGCTGACCGGTCGCGGCCTGCGGCGCGCCGAGGCGGCCGGGCCGGTGCCGAGCTGA
- a CDS encoding VOC family protein, whose translation MATRVRHVTIDCADPYTLGSFWAQVLEVPLGEEDEPGDPEALVDAPGASLLFIAVPEAKAVKNRLHLDLQPEDRSRDEEVVRLLALGAVLVDDQRRPDGTGWAVLADIEGNEFCVERSAAERG comes from the coding sequence ATGGCTACCCGCGTACGGCATGTGACGATCGACTGCGCCGACCCCTACACCCTCGGCAGCTTCTGGGCCCAGGTCCTGGAGGTCCCGCTGGGCGAGGAGGACGAGCCCGGCGACCCCGAGGCCCTGGTCGACGCGCCCGGCGCGTCGCTGCTCTTCATCGCGGTGCCCGAGGCCAAGGCGGTGAAGAACCGGCTCCACCTCGACCTCCAGCCGGAGGACCGGAGCCGGGACGAGGAGGTCGTCCGGCTGCTGGCGCTCGGCGCGGTGCTGGTGGACGACCAGCGGCGACCCGACGGCACCGGCTGGGCGGTCCTCGCTGACATCGAGGGCAACGAGTTCTGCGTCGAACGCAGCGCCGCCGAACGCGGCTAG
- a CDS encoding DUF6479 family protein: MFLLAANISSTGATVIGAVVGLVIVAALIGAFVLGSRRKEKEPVPDLDPMNPVRDSWATPRFTPGHEHHGDPLSPVHHT; encoded by the coding sequence ATGTTCCTCCTCGCCGCAAACATTTCGAGCACCGGAGCGACCGTGATCGGCGCCGTGGTCGGCCTGGTCATCGTCGCGGCCCTGATCGGCGCGTTCGTCCTCGGGTCGCGCCGGAAGGAGAAGGAGCCGGTTCCCGACCTCGACCCGATGAACCCGGTGCGCGACTCCTGGGCCACTCCCAGGTTCACCCCCGGACACGAGCACCACGGCGACCCGCTGTCGCCGGTGCACCACACCTGA